From Candidatus Xianfuyuplasma coldseepsis:
AATTTATGAGATAGTGGTTTATGCGCTTCGACGGTTAATATAGTGTTTAACAACAACACTCCTTGTTGTGCCCAAGACGTTAATTCACCATGATTTGGAATGGGTACACCTAGATCCTCGTGAAGTTCTTTGTAGATATTCTTCAATGATGGTGGAACAGGATTTCCTTTTTTGACACTAAATGCTAAGCCGTGAGCTTGATTGACATTGTGATAGGGATCTTGGCCAATAATAACAACTTTGACATTATCATATTCACATAGCTTAAACGCATTGAAAATGTCATCCAAGGGAGGATAGATTGTTTTATTTCGATATTCATCCAACACCCGTTTCGTAATCTCTTTAAAATACGGTTGTTTTTTTTCGCGATCAATAATCTCTTTCCACATAGTATCACCTAGTACAAGTATACAAAAAAAAGCACTGTTTTCACAGTGCTTTTATGATTTATTTACGGTTGTTTAATTCCGCTTGTGCAGCTGCAATAATTGCGACTGGGATACGGAATGGTGAACAAGATACGTAGTTTAATCCAGCTCGATGGAAGAAGTCGATTGAACTTGGTTCTCCACCATGTTCTCCACAAACACCAACAATAATGTCTTTGTTCGCGGATTTCGCTTCTTTCGTAGCAAGTTCAACTAAACGTCCAACACCTGTTTGGTCAACAGCTGCGAATGGGTCGTTTGGTAAGATACCTTTTTCTTTGTATTCTTTTAAGAATTTACCAGCATCGTCGCGACTAAATCCAAAGGTCATTTGGGTTAAGTCATTGGTTCCGTAAGAAATAAATTCAGCTTCCGCACCAATTTGAGCAGCGGTTAATGCTGCACGAGGTGTTTCAACCATGGTTCCAACTTTATAATCAAGTTCGATACCAGCATCTGCGATTAATTGATCCGCAGTTTCTTTAATGAATGCTTTCAAGTAGGTTAACTCTTCAATCGTTGAAACAAGTGGTACCATGATTTCAGGTTTCACTACTTTACCTTGTTTTGCCACTTCAATCGCAGCCATAATAATGGCTTTTGCTTGCATCACACTAATTTCGGGGTAGGTCACAGCAAGGCGGCATCCACGATGTCCTAACATCGGGTTGAATTCATGTAATGATTCGAGTGCACGGTGTAATTTTTCGGCACCGATACCTAAATCTTTCGCCACTTCATCGACTTCGTCTTCTTGTGGTAAGAATTCATGTAGTGGTGGGTCTAATAAACGGATACATACTGTTTTACCTTCCATTGCGGTAAAGATTTCTTTGAAGTCTTTTAATTGGTGAGGTAAGATTTTTTCCAATGCAGCTTCGCGTGATTCTTTATCTTCTGCGATAATCATACGACGAACGTCTAAGATCCGTTCATCATCAAAGAACATATGTTCTGTACGGCAAAGTCCAATACCTTCCGCACCAAATTTAAGGGCTTGTAAGCTATCGCGTTCGTTATCCGCATTGGCTTTGACACCTAAGCGTTTGATTTCTTTTGCCCATTCTAAGATGGTTTGAAATTCTTCGGAGAATTCAGGTGCTTTGGTTTCAATGGTACCAGCATATACATTTCCGGTTGTCCCATCAATACTAAATGGTGTTAATTCTGGATATTTTTTACCATTAATCGTCATGTATCCAGCTTCTTCATTGATGCTTAATTCACCACAACCAGAAACACAGCATTTACCCATACCGCGTGCAACAACAGCAGCATGCGATGTCATTCCACCAAGTTGGGTTACGAATCCTTCACAGACGATCATCCCTTCGATGTCTTCTGGTGAGGTTTCTTTACGGAATAACAATAATTTTTCACCGGTTTCTTCTTTGATTTGTGCAGCTTTTTC
This genomic window contains:
- the ung gene encoding uracil-DNA glycosylase, with translation MWKEIIDREKKQPYFKEITKRVLDEYRNKTIYPPLDDIFNAFKLCEYDNVKVVIIGQDPYHNVNQAHGLAFSVKKGNPVPPSLKNIYKELHEDLGVPIPNHGELTSWAQQGVLLLNTILTVEAHKPLSHKLIGWDQFTDRIIQLLNDDPAPKVFVLWGNNAKQKRRFITNPNHLILSSSHPSPLSARYSFFGSRMFSKINQFLIKNQREPIDFTIT
- the ppdK gene encoding pyruvate, phosphate dikinase, which translates into the protein MFGEGTKEQKNLLGGKGANLSEMKTLGVPVPAGFTITTEMCTEYYKNGGKNSKELLADLDTYTKRLEEETGKKFGSDTDPLLVSVRSGARVSMPGMMDTILNLGLTNKAVKGMVEKTGNPKFVYDIYRRFIQMFAEVVQGVEFDLFEDVLDHVKEKNNYKGDLDLTADDWKFVSEEFLKIVEKETGKPFPQDPKVQLEMAVNAVFESWDTPRARIYRDHNGIDHSWGTAVNVQQMVFGNTGDKSGTGVLFTRNPKTGEKHIFGEFLFNAQGEDIVAGIRTPLELDDFAEVEPTIYKELTDILDNLEDHYKEMQDVEFTIEDGTLFLLQTRTGKRTAAAAVKIAVDMVKEGLIDKEEAVRRIDVNAIDQLLHPVFNQDSLDAAEVLTTGLAASPGAASGKIVFSSEKAAQIKEETGEKLLLFRKETSPEDIEGMIVCEGFVTQLGGMTSHAAVVARGMGKCCVSGCGELSINEEAGYMTINGKKYPELTPFSIDGTTGNVYAGTIETKAPEFSEEFQTILEWAKEIKRLGVKANADNERDSLQALKFGAEGIGLCRTEHMFFDDERILDVRRMIIAEDKESREAALEKILPHQLKDFKEIFTAMEGKTVCIRLLDPPLHEFLPQEDEVDEVAKDLGIGAEKLHRALESLHEFNPMLGHRGCRLAVTYPEISVMQAKAIIMAAIEVAKQGKVVKPEIMVPLVSTIEELTYLKAFIKETADQLIADAGIELDYKVGTMVETPRAALTAAQIGAEAEFISYGTNDLTQMTFGFSRDDAGKFLKEYKEKGILPNDPFAAVDQTGVGRLVELATKEAKSANKDIIVGVCGEHGGEPSSIDFFHRAGLNYVSCSPFRIPVAIIAAAQAELNNRK